The region GGTGTCGTGCACCGGCACGCCCTCGGTGATCACCACGGCGAGGTCGATGCCGGCGTCGATCGCCTCGATCACGGCGCCCTTGGTGAACTGCGGCGGTACGAAGATGACCGTGGCGTCCGCACCGGTGGCCTGGATGGCGTCGGCCACGCTGGCGAAGACGGGCAGCTCGGTGCCGTCGAAGTCGACCGTCTGACCCGCCTTGCGCGGGTTCACGCCGCCGACCACGTTGGTGCCGGCCGCGAGCATCCGCCGGGTGTGCTTCATGCCCTCGGAGCCGGTCATCCCCTGGACGATGACCTTCGAGTCCTTGGTCAGCCAGATTGCCATCTCAGACCCCCGCAGCCGCGAGCTCGGCGGCGCGCTCGGCCGCTCCATCCATGGTGTCCACCCGCTCGACGAGCGGGTTCGCGGCGTCGTTGAGGATCGCCCGACCCGCCTCGGCGTTGTTACCGTCCAGCCGGACGACGAGCGGCTTGGTGACCTTCTCGCCCCGCTGCTCCAGCAGTTCCAGGGCCTGGACGATGCCGTTGGCCACCTCGTCGCAGGCGGTGATTCCGCCGAAGACGTTGACGAAGACGCTGCGCACCGCCGGGTCGGACAGGACGATCTCCAGCCCGTTGGCCATCACCGCCGCGCTCGCGCCACCGCCGATGTCGAGGAAGTTCGCCGGCTTGACCCCGCCGTGCCGCTCGCCCGCGTACGCCACCACGTCAAGGGTGGACATGACCAGGCCGGCACCGTTGCCGATGATGCCGACCTCGCCGTCGAGCTTGACGTAGTTGAGGTCCTTCTCCTTGGCCCGCTGCTCCAGCGGGTCCACGGCAGCCTGGTCGACCAGGGCCTCGTGGTCCGGGTGCCGGAACGCGGCGTTGCCGTCCAGCGTCACCTTCGCGTCGAGGCAGAGCACCGTGCCGTCCGCGGTCTTGGCCAGCGGGTTGACCTCCACCAGGGTGGCGTCCTCGGCGACGAACGTCTGCCACAGCTTGACCGCGATGGCGGTGATCTGGTCGGCCACCTCGGCCGGGAACTTGGCGGCGGCGACGATCTCCCGCGCCTTCGCCTCGTCCACCCCGACGTTGGCGTCGATAGCGATCTTGGCGACCTTGTCCGGGGTCTCCGCCGCGACCTGCTCGATGTCCATGCCACCAGCCACGCTGGCGATGCAGAGGAAGGTACGGTTGGCCCGGTCGAGCAGGTACGAGAAGTAGTACTCCTCGGCGATGTTCGCGGTAACCGTGATCATCACCTTGTGGACGGTGTGACCCTTGATGTCCATGCCCAGGATGTCGCCGGCCCGAGCCGTCGTCTCCTCGGTCCCCTCGGCGAGCTTCACCCCGCCGGCCTTGCCACGGCCCCCGACCTTCACCTGCGCCTTGACGACCACCCGGTCACCGAGGCGCTCGGCGATCGCCCGGGCCTCCTCCGGGGTCGTGGCGACGCCGCCGGCGAGCACGGGCAACCCGTGCCGCTCGAACAGGTCACGCCCCTGGTATTCGTACAGGTCCACGATTGTGTGTCCCGTCCCGTCTCCGCGACGCGCCGTCGCGCCGCCGCCAGCGTGAATTGAGTTGACGCCTGTCGTCAGATGAAACAGGCCATCGGCCGCAGCCTAGCGAGGTGGGCACCGCCGGCAACCGAGCGGGTGCGCGGTGTGCGGTAATGCACAGACCGACCGGAGCGCCGGCTTGTTCGGAGCGGTCCCGACCACCCGCCGGGACCGCCCTAGCTTACCGGGCACCGACCGGCCGAGAAGTGGCCGATGGCCTGCATGATCTCTGCTTCGGGCCGGTCCGCGAAGTTGACGGTGGCGGTCAGACCGGTGCCGAAGACCCCCTGCATCATGCTGCTGTCTACGGCGGTGTACGCCCCGAGGTTGCCAAGCATCCGGGGATCGCGGAGTTTGACGCAGACATACTTGTTGAACGTCCAGCGACGGCGGTAGACCTGCTCGACCGCCTCCCAGGGCAGCCAGATCGCCTGTCCCCGGGTGGGCCGGGTCTTGATCCACATTCCGGCCGGCCCCACCGCCAGCACCGGCCCGCCCGAGGCGACCATCCAGTACTGCAGGCCGAACAGCCCTCCGAAGGTCACGAGGAAGATCCCGATCCCGATCGCGGCCATGTCGAAACTGCCGGCCATCGCCATCAGGCCCAACGGGCAGGCACCGATCAGGAGGGCGAAAGCCATCAGCCCACCGAAGAAGAGCAGGTGTTTGCGCCCGCTTGGCCGTACGACGAACGGTTGGTCCTCGGGAATTCGCTTCACCACCGGTGCCGGCGCGGGCGGGGGTTGCTGCTGCCACCCGCCGGGCCCAGCCGGCTGCTGCTGGGGCCACGCGTGCTGCCCTGGCTGGGCGGGGCCGCCCGGCTGCTGGGGCCACGCGGGTGGGGCCGGCTGGGCGGGGCCGCCCGGCTGCTGGGGCCACGCGGGTGGGGCCGGCTGGACAGGACCGACTGGCTGCTGGGGCCACGCGGGTGGGGCCGGCGGCTGCTGCGGCCATCCGCCGGACGTGGGGGGCGGCTGGTGCGGGGGAACGGTCATGACTCGGCTCCTGAGGGCGGCGGTACGGCCTACGGGTCATGGGGTGACGCGCACAGGCTACGGCCGGGAGCCACTCGATGGGAAAACTGTCGACTCTTTTCGGCCGTCGCGTAACCCAGGCCGGAGGGCGTCGTTGAGTCAGATGTCAGAGCGCGAACGAGCGCGATGGCGGGAGCGGCCGATGCCCTGTCGGTCGAGGGGTGGCGGCGGGGCATCGTGCATAGAGAGGCCGGACGTGTGAGGGGTGCGTCCGGCCTCTCCCCCCGTCTTCGGACATCGCCGCCACTGTCGCCCGGCCACCGATGAGCCGCCCGCTCGCAGCGACTCAGGCGACCTGTTGGGCCACGTTCTGGTTGACCCAGTCCACGATTGACCTGGTCGTCGCGCCGGGCGTGAAGATCTTCGCCACCCCGAGCCGCTCCAGCTCCGGGATGTCGGCCTCCGGAATGATGCCGCCGCCGAAGACCATGATGTCCTCGGCGTCTCGCTCGGCCAGCAGTTCCAGCACGCGCCGGAAGAGCGTCATGTGCGCCCCGGAGAGTACGGAGAGACCGATGATGTCGGCGTCCTCCTGGATGGCTGCCTCGACGATCTGCTCCGGCGTCTGGTGCAGCCCGGTGTAGATGACCTCCATGCCGGCATCCCGCAGCGCGCGAGCAACCACCTTGGCACCACGATCGTGCCCGTCCAGCCCCGGCTTGGCCACCACGACCCGAATTCGAGAGCTCATCAGCGCAACACCTTTCAGGGCGGCATCCGCGGCAACTACCTTAACGAACGGTAACCTGCCTCCCGCGTACTCCGGAAGCCGGGAGTGGTTAGCCCCTCAGCGGCCAACGTCGACGTGAGCATCGACGGCGTACCCGGTCGGACGACAGCAGATCGGCATCACCATC is a window of Micromonospora polyrhachis DNA encoding:
- a CDS encoding cobalamin B12-binding domain-containing protein produces the protein MSSRIRVVVAKPGLDGHDRGAKVVARALRDAGMEVIYTGLHQTPEQIVEAAIQEDADIIGLSVLSGAHMTLFRRVLELLAERDAEDIMVFGGGIIPEADIPELERLGVAKIFTPGATTRSIVDWVNQNVAQQVA
- the sucC gene encoding ADP-forming succinate--CoA ligase subunit beta, translating into MDLYEYQGRDLFERHGLPVLAGGVATTPEEARAIAERLGDRVVVKAQVKVGGRGKAGGVKLAEGTEETTARAGDILGMDIKGHTVHKVMITVTANIAEEYYFSYLLDRANRTFLCIASVAGGMDIEQVAAETPDKVAKIAIDANVGVDEAKAREIVAAAKFPAEVADQITAIAVKLWQTFVAEDATLVEVNPLAKTADGTVLCLDAKVTLDGNAAFRHPDHEALVDQAAVDPLEQRAKEKDLNYVKLDGEVGIIGNGAGLVMSTLDVVAYAGERHGGVKPANFLDIGGGASAAVMANGLEIVLSDPAVRSVFVNVFGGITACDEVANGIVQALELLEQRGEKVTKPLVVRLDGNNAEAGRAILNDAANPLVERVDTMDGAAERAAELAAAGV